Within the Pelagovum pacificum genome, the region ACGGTCCCGAACCTGCCGGCCGGCGAGGCGCCGCGCATTTCCTCCAGCCGCGAGCGGGTCATCAACAACATCACCGCCTACCAGATCACCTCGATGATGCGCGGCGTGGTCGAGCGCGGCACGGCGCGCGGTGCGATCAACCTGCCGGTGCCGATCGCCGGCAAGACCGGGACCACGAACGATGCCAAGGACGTGTGGTTCGTCGGCTTCTCTTCCAACATCGCGGCAGGCTGCTACATGGGCTTCGACCAGCCCCGGTCGCTCGGCCGCTCGGCCTATGGTGGCACGCTCTGCGCGCCGGTGTTCCAGTCGTTCATGCAGGAAGCGATCCAGACGTACGGCGGCGGCGAATTCGCGGTGCCCGACGATTGTCAGTTCATCAATATCGACCGCTATTCGGGCGCGCGCCTGCCGGAAGGCGCTTCTGGTGGCAACGTTGTTCGCGAATGTTTCCGCCCGGGCGAGGAGCCGATCTTCGGCGTGATGTTCGACGGCGGCTTCGCGATGGGTGGCGACCTGCCGCTGGTGGACGAACTGCGCAGCGGCCAGAACAGCTCCACCACGGTGACGACCTCGACCGGTCGCTCCGTCAACGTCGGTCCGCGGGCGAGCTTCGGCACGCTCAGCTCCGGCGGCCTTTACTGACACCACGCACTGCCCGACCGGGGACGGCCGGGGCTCCTTGTAGGGGCCCTTGGCCTGCGGTATCAGGGCGGGCACGACCGGAGAGGGCAGCAAATGCGCGCAGAAACGCAGAATATCGTCGATGCGATCGGGAAATCGCTGCAGCTTCTGGCGCAGCGGATGGACCGCGAGACCGCGCAACACCGGCTCGAGGAATTCAATGCGCGCGTCGAGGACCCGACACTCTGGGACGATCCCGCCAGTGCGCAGAAACTCATGCGCGACCGGCAGATGCTGGTCGATTCCATGGACGTCTACAACGGCATCGAGCGCGAGCTGAACGACAATGTCGAGCTGATCGAACTCGGTGAGATGGAAGAGGACGAGGAAGTCGTCAAGGAGGCCGAGGCCGCGCTTGCCGCCCTGCGCGAGCGTGCCGCCCAGAAAGAGCTCGAAGCGTTGCTCGACGGCGAAGCCGACGGCAACGACACCTTTCTCGAGATCAACGCCGGCGCCGGCGGGACCGAGGCCTGCGACTGGGCGCAGATGCTGCAGCGGATGTATGTCCGCTGGGCCGAGAAGCGCGGCTTCAAGGTCGAGCTTCAGTCCGAGGAACCCGGCGGCGAGGCCGGCATCAAGTCCGCCGCCTACAAGATCAGCGGCCAGAATGCCTACGGATGGCTCAAATCGGAAAGCGGCGTGCACCGGCTCGTCCGCATTTCTCCCTTCGGCAAGGGCACGCGAGAGACCTCTTTTGCGTCCGTCTGGGTCTACCCGGTCGTCGACGACAACATCGAGATCGAGGTGAACCCCTCCGAGATCCGCATCGACACCTACCGCTCCTCCGGCGCTGGCGGTCAGCACGTGAACACGACCGACTCCGCGGTCCGCATCACGCACTTACCGACCGGGATCGTGGTGACGAGTTCCGAGAAGTCGCAGCACCAGAACCGCGATATCGCCATGAAGGCGCTGAAGTCGCGGCTCTACCAGATGGAGCTCGACAAGCGGACCGCCGCGATCAACGAGGCGCACGAGAACAAGGGCTCCGCCGGCTGGGGCAACCAGATCCGGTCCTACGTCCTGCAGCCCTATCAGATGGTGAAGGACCTGCGGACCAGCCACGAGACGTCGGACACGTCCGGCGTGCTCGACGGTGATCTCGACGCCTTCATGGCGGCGACTCTCGCGATGGACGTCTCCGGCAAGAGCCGGGCCGAGGCGAACGCTGAGGACTGAGAGCCTCAAAATTCGTCGACGCGCCTGATCCCGCTCACGTTTTCGTAAGTATGTCGCAGGACGTTGCGCGAGACGCGCATGGGAACATATAGTGAACGAATGGCAAAACGTTCACTTCAGGAAAAGCTGGCTATCCTTTCGGATGCCGCCAAATACGACGCCTCCTGCTCCTCCAGCGGGGGCGCGAAGCGTGACAGCCGCGATGGCAAGGGCCTTGGTTCGGTCACGGGGTCCGGCATCTGCCACGCCTATGCACCGGACGGGCGCTGCATCAGCCTGCTCAAGATCCTGATGACGAACTTCTGCATCTACGACTGCGCCTATTGCGTGAACCGGGTCAGCAGCAACGTCGAGCGCGCGCGCTTTTCGGTCGAGGAAGTGGTGCAGCTCACCCTCGAATTCTACCGCCGCAACTATATCGAGGGGCTGTTCCTGTCGTCGGGGATCCTCCGCTCGTCCGATCAGACGATGGCCGACATGGTTCGCATCGCCAGGACGCTGAGGGAGGAGCACGGCTTTCGCGGCTACATCCACCTCAAGACGATCCCCGAGGCCAGCCGCGAGTTGATCGAGGAGGCGGGCCTCTACGCCGACCGCCTGTCGATCAACATCGAACTGCCGACCGACCGCGCTGTCTCCTCACTCGCGCCACAGAAGTCGGCGGATGGCATCCGCAAGGCGATGGCCGACGTGCGCGTGATGAAGGAGTCCCGCAAGGAGAAGAGCCACACCGTCAAGCGCCCGCCACGTTTCGCCCCGGCGGGGCAGAGCACACAGATGATCGTCGGCGCGGACGGGGCGGATGACCGCACGATCCTCGGGTCGTCCGTGCGGCTCTATTCCTCCTACCGGTTGAAGCGGGTCTACTACTCCGCCTTCTCGCCGATCCCCGACAGCTCCGCCGTGCTGCCGCTCATCAAGCCGCCGCTGATGCGCGAACACCGGCTCTACCAGGCGGACTGGCTTTTGCGGTTCTATGGTTTCGGGCTCGACGATGTGGCGGCGGGGATGGAGGGCGGCAACCTCGACCTCGGCATCGATCCCAAGCTCGCCGCCGCCCTGCGGATGCGGCACCTGTTCCCGGTCGATGTGAACCGGGCGGATCGCGAGATGCTGCTGCGAGTGCCCGGTCTCGGCTCCAAGACGGTGAACCGGGTGCTGACGACGCGCCGGCACCGGACCCTCGGCTACGACGATCTGCGCCGGATGGGGGCGAACCTGAAGCAGGCGAAGCCCTTCATCACCTTGCGGGACTGGACGCCGCGCGCCCTGACCGACGCTGCCGACCTGCGTGCCCGGTTCGCGCCTCCGCCGGAACAGCTTCAGCTCATCTGATGCACGTCGTCACGCTCCCCGAGATCGGCACCTTCGACGCCTGGCGCGATACGGCGCGGGGGCTGCTCTGCGCCGGCGTGCCGCCGGAGGACATCGCCTGGCATCGCGGCACGACAGAAGCCGACCTGTTCGGTGGCAGTGGCGGACCGCTGCCGCGCGGGGACGGGGAGGTTACGGTGCCCAAGGGCTTCGTTTCGCTTGTGCGGGATGTCGTCTGGCACCGCGATCCGGAGCGGTTCGCGCGGGCTTACACGCTCCTGTGGCGGCTGCAGAGGAACCGGCGCCTGCTCGACGACCGAGGCGATCCGCTGGTCGACCGGCTGCAGTCGATGGCCAAGGAAGTCCGCCGCGACAAGCACAAGATGACCGCCTTCGTCCGGTTCCGCGACATCGGCCAACCTGACGCCGCCCGGCGCAGCTTCGCCGCGTGGTTCGAGCCGAGCCACTTCACGCTGGAACCGACCACGCCCTTCTTCGCCAAGCGCTTCGGCGACATGGACTGGATCATCCAGACGCCCGACCTCACTGCCACGTTCGAGGACGGCAAGGTGCGGTTCTCCGATGGAGTGGCAAAGCCCCCGGTGCCGGAAGACGCGACGGAGGAGCTTTGGCGGACCTACTTCCGCAGCATCTTCAACCCCGCACGTCTGAAGGTGAAGGCGATGCAGGCCGAGATGCCGAAGAAGTACTGGAAGAACATGCCCGAAGCGGCGCTGATCCCCGAACTGATCGCGGGCGCTCAGGCCCGCGCCGCAGAGATGGCCGCCGCCGCGCCGACACTCGCCCCGGCCCGCGCGGGCCGCATCACCGAAAGGTTCGATATGGATCACGCCGAGCGTCCCCCCGTCGACGACCGCGACAGCTACTTGCGGGAGCTCGCCGGCTGCCGCCGCTGTCCCCTCTGGGAAAACGCGACACAGGCGGTGCCCGGGGAGGGGCCCCTTGATGCCGAGCTGATGATCGTCGGCGAACAGCCGGGCGATCAGGAGGATCTCGCCGGGCGCCCCTTCGTTGGCCCAGCCGGACAATTGTTCGACGAAGCGGCGGAGCAGGCCGGCCTCGACCGGCGGCGGGCGTTCATCACCAATGCCGTGAAGCACTTCAAGTTCACACCGCGCGGCAAGCGGCGGATTCACCAGTCACCCAACAGTTCGGAGATCAGCCATTGCCGCTGGTGGCTTGATGCGGAGCGGACGCTGGTGCAGCCGAAGCTGATCCTCGGCATGGGCGGCACCGCGCTCGAAAGCCTGACCGGGGACCGGAAAGGGATCCTGAAGCGGCGTGGGCAGGTCGAACATCTGTCCGATGGCACGCCGATGTTCGTTACCGTGCACCCGTCCTATATCCTGCGACTGCCCGACAGGGGCTTGCGCGACGAGGAGACAGCGCGCTTCCGCGAGGACCTGCGCGGCGCGCTCGACTGGTTACGTGCTGCCTGACGGGCGCCCGGCGCGGGCCTGCCGACGGCCGATGCCGATCCCGATCATCGCCACCACCGCGGAAATGACCGACAGAACCGACGCGGTCCACGCAACAGAGGCAAACGCCTCCACCATCGCGGCGTCGTGGCCGGGAGAGTCGGAGCGGATGCCATAGCTCGCCGGGCCGTCGGCGGCGGCATAGGCGCGGGCCACCACGGCGGACATGC harbors:
- the prfB gene encoding peptide chain release factor 2, which produces MRAETQNIVDAIGKSLQLLAQRMDRETAQHRLEEFNARVEDPTLWDDPASAQKLMRDRQMLVDSMDVYNGIERELNDNVELIELGEMEEDEEVVKEAEAALAALRERAAQKELEALLDGEADGNDTFLEINAGAGGTEACDWAQMLQRMYVRWAEKRGFKVELQSEEPGGEAGIKSAAYKISGQNAYGWLKSESGVHRLVRISPFGKGTRETSFASVWVYPVVDDNIEIEVNPSEIRIDTYRSSGAGGQHVNTTDSAVRITHLPTGIVVTSSEKSQHQNRDIAMKALKSRLYQMELDKRTAAINEAHENKGSAGWGNQIRSYVLQPYQMVKDLRTSHETSDTSGVLDGDLDAFMAATLAMDVSGKSRAEANAED
- a CDS encoding putative DNA modification/repair radical SAM protein, whose protein sequence is MAKRSLQEKLAILSDAAKYDASCSSSGGAKRDSRDGKGLGSVTGSGICHAYAPDGRCISLLKILMTNFCIYDCAYCVNRVSSNVERARFSVEEVVQLTLEFYRRNYIEGLFLSSGILRSSDQTMADMVRIARTLREEHGFRGYIHLKTIPEASRELIEEAGLYADRLSINIELPTDRAVSSLAPQKSADGIRKAMADVRVMKESRKEKSHTVKRPPRFAPAGQSTQMIVGADGADDRTILGSSVRLYSSYRLKRVYYSAFSPIPDSSAVLPLIKPPLMREHRLYQADWLLRFYGFGLDDVAAGMEGGNLDLGIDPKLAAALRMRHLFPVDVNRADREMLLRVPGLGSKTVNRVLTTRRHRTLGYDDLRRMGANLKQAKPFITLRDWTPRALTDAADLRARFAPPPEQLQLI
- a CDS encoding UdgX family uracil-DNA binding protein (This protein belongs to the uracil DNA glycosylase superfamily, members of which act in excision repair of DNA. However, it belongs more specifically to UdgX branch, whose founding member was found to bind uracil in DNA (where it does not belong), without cleaving it, appears to promote DNA repair by a pathway involving RecA, rather than base excision.) — protein: MHVVTLPEIGTFDAWRDTARGLLCAGVPPEDIAWHRGTTEADLFGGSGGPLPRGDGEVTVPKGFVSLVRDVVWHRDPERFARAYTLLWRLQRNRRLLDDRGDPLVDRLQSMAKEVRRDKHKMTAFVRFRDIGQPDAARRSFAAWFEPSHFTLEPTTPFFAKRFGDMDWIIQTPDLTATFEDGKVRFSDGVAKPPVPEDATEELWRTYFRSIFNPARLKVKAMQAEMPKKYWKNMPEAALIPELIAGAQARAAEMAAAAPTLAPARAGRITERFDMDHAERPPVDDRDSYLRELAGCRRCPLWENATQAVPGEGPLDAELMIVGEQPGDQEDLAGRPFVGPAGQLFDEAAEQAGLDRRRAFITNAVKHFKFTPRGKRRIHQSPNSSEISHCRWWLDAERTLVQPKLILGMGGTALESLTGDRKGILKRRGQVEHLSDGTPMFVTVHPSYILRLPDRGLRDEETARFREDLRGALDWLRAA